The following are encoded together in the Streptomyces flavofungini genome:
- a CDS encoding LysR substrate-binding domain-containing protein: MTGSEATPSFRLAYVPGVTPTKWVRVWNERLPDVPLTLVPVAPADAVAALRDGTADAGLVRLPVDRTVLSAIPLYTETTVVVVPKDHVVTAADEVGVEDLADEIVLHPQDDTLDWESLPGRPALERPATTADAIELVAAGIGVLAVPQSLARLHHRKDLTYRPVTDAPQSGVVLSWPEDATTDLVEEFIGIIRGRTVNSTRGRGAPAARAKDRSAEKDGARRKSGTGTGKAGGKQGSGASASGKGARKASAGKPSGGRAAAGRNPRRGTGGSPGAKRGKPRRRS, encoded by the coding sequence GTGACAGGCTCGGAAGCAACCCCTTCGTTCCGGCTCGCCTATGTCCCGGGGGTGACACCCACAAAGTGGGTGCGTGTCTGGAACGAGCGGCTGCCCGACGTCCCCTTGACCCTCGTACCCGTGGCTCCCGCCGACGCGGTCGCGGCTCTGCGTGACGGCACCGCCGACGCCGGCCTGGTGCGGCTGCCGGTCGACCGGACGGTCCTCAGCGCCATCCCGCTCTACACGGAGACGACCGTGGTCGTCGTCCCCAAGGACCACGTCGTGACGGCCGCCGACGAGGTCGGTGTCGAGGACCTCGCCGACGAGATCGTGCTGCACCCGCAGGACGACACCCTGGACTGGGAGAGCCTGCCCGGCCGCCCCGCTCTGGAGCGCCCCGCCACCACTGCCGACGCGATCGAACTGGTCGCCGCGGGCATCGGTGTGCTCGCCGTCCCGCAGTCGCTCGCCCGCCTGCACCACCGCAAGGACCTCACCTACCGGCCGGTCACCGACGCGCCCCAGTCCGGCGTCGTGCTTTCGTGGCCGGAGGATGCCACCACCGACCTGGTGGAGGAGTTCATCGGCATCATCCGCGGCCGGACCGTCAACAGCACCCGCGGCCGCGGCGCCCCGGCCGCGCGGGCGAAGGACCGGAGCGCGGAGAAGGACGGCGCGCGCCGCAAGAGTGGGACGGGGACCGGCAAGGCCGGGGGCAAGCAGGGCTCCGGTGCGTCGGCGTCGGGGAAGGGAGCCCGCAAGGCGTCGGCGGGCAAGCCCTCCGGGGGCAGGGCAGCGGCGGGCAGGAACCCGCGGCGCGGCACCGGCGGCTCTCCGGGCGCGAAGCGCGGTAAGCCCCGCCGCCGCTCCTGA
- a CDS encoding DUF5997 family protein, giving the protein MTSHQTTQTMKPATAAKKLGVYLEATPAEFQEGVISRAELNALQTDPPQWLQDLRRTGPHPRPVVAAKLGVSISGLARGGVTEALTTEQIDALKTENPEWLRRERATQADVRKEAARLKDKQRESDEG; this is encoded by the coding sequence ATGACGTCGCACCAGACCACCCAGACGATGAAGCCCGCGACCGCGGCGAAGAAGCTGGGTGTGTACCTCGAGGCCACTCCCGCCGAGTTCCAGGAGGGCGTGATCTCGCGGGCCGAGCTCAACGCACTGCAGACCGACCCGCCCCAGTGGCTGCAGGACCTGCGCCGCACCGGCCCGCACCCGCGCCCGGTGGTCGCGGCGAAGCTCGGCGTCTCCATCTCGGGCCTGGCCCGCGGCGGCGTCACCGAGGCGCTCACCACGGAGCAGATCGACGCCCTGAAGACGGAGAACCCGGAGTGGCTGCGCCGGGAGCGTGCCACGCAGGCCGACGTCCGCAAGGAAGCGGCGCGCCTGAAGGACAAGCAGCGCGAGAGCGACGAGGGCTGA
- a CDS encoding STAS domain-containing protein, translated as MLENHAEFGLRAEVRQERLVVAFWGELDILADEVLAAPLTRLARESHRDLVLDLRAVSFLDCGGLTLLCRARDGAQRRQAGVTLVVDSVFFRKILRLAGLADTFEITGDLESALTAGAEGSPV; from the coding sequence ATGCTCGAGAACCACGCCGAGTTCGGCCTCCGGGCCGAGGTTCGGCAGGAGCGGCTGGTCGTCGCTTTCTGGGGCGAGCTGGACATCCTCGCGGACGAGGTTCTCGCCGCCCCGCTCACGCGACTGGCACGGGAGAGCCACCGTGACCTCGTCCTTGACCTGCGGGCGGTGTCGTTCCTCGACTGCGGGGGGCTGACGCTGCTGTGCCGCGCTCGGGACGGGGCGCAGCGGCGTCAGGCGGGGGTGACCCTGGTCGTGGACAGCGTGTTCTTCCGCAAGATCCTTCGGCTGGCCGGATTGGCGGACACGTTCGAGATCACCGGGGACCTGGAGAGCGCGCTCACCGCGGGGGCGGAAGGTTCACCCGTGTGA
- a CDS encoding MFS transporter, producing MPAAPTKSPRAPRRREERTLHAAALTNGPNELFDFILPLWAGAALGLSATEVGILMAVEMALSVIARPIAGVLSDLFERRYVAATGAVLYAASAAGYALAQNAASAYAAAAVGGVGGALLWVAVRAIVSERLAEDSAVFPRLLASQETGSWVAFVAGMVLIGEIGFDGVFWACAGACLLAAALLLSAPRRQVPGSPRGGGAGGAPGATGPGGAPGVSGPEGAAAQEAKSTAGAAIAGLGAVGRRLRPMLLAVVVTMTAEAAISLLLLMHLQREFDLEVVQVAYVFLPGAIVMSVAAERLHGYVVRFGRTRILMCASFASAAFAAGLAWAPNPVVIAALWILSGLAWAAVIPIQQAVIAEASGEHTGRGMGVYESANLLGALIGALTAGMLYDGADWTVACLSAAALILAGAVVVPRAVRSLGVADVPPPPPAPEAEREAEADSASVPEPTGATGTGPASPAADGAPSRVKGSLVKSAAAQAAPAKGAASAKEAAPAKEEPPRTREQLLRELGRHAAVFAVVQVLLMLVGLSWLRDLVTQDTVEVLLHGGGQESGFARVIEDGGKIWVFVLVGHALWTGAKCLAMAVGRGGRD from the coding sequence ATGCCCGCGGCACCCACGAAGAGCCCGCGGGCGCCCCGGCGGCGCGAGGAGCGGACGCTGCACGCCGCCGCGCTCACCAACGGCCCGAACGAGCTCTTCGACTTCATCCTGCCCCTCTGGGCGGGCGCGGCCCTCGGCCTGAGCGCCACCGAGGTCGGCATCCTGATGGCCGTCGAGATGGCCCTCTCCGTGATCGCCCGGCCCATCGCCGGCGTGCTGTCCGACCTCTTCGAGCGCCGCTACGTCGCCGCGACGGGCGCGGTCCTGTACGCGGCCTCCGCCGCCGGATACGCCCTCGCGCAGAACGCGGCCTCCGCCTACGCCGCCGCGGCGGTCGGCGGTGTGGGCGGCGCCCTGCTGTGGGTCGCCGTCCGCGCGATCGTCAGCGAACGCCTCGCGGAGGACTCCGCGGTCTTCCCGCGGCTCCTCGCCTCCCAGGAGACCGGCTCCTGGGTGGCCTTCGTCGCGGGCATGGTGCTGATCGGCGAGATCGGCTTCGACGGGGTCTTCTGGGCCTGCGCCGGGGCTTGCCTGCTCGCCGCGGCACTGCTGCTGTCCGCGCCCCGCAGGCAGGTTCCGGGGAGCCCGCGGGGCGGGGGAGCGGGTGGTGCGCCCGGCGCGACCGGGCCGGGCGGCGCTCCGGGCGTGAGCGGGCCGGAGGGCGCCGCGGCTCAGGAGGCGAAGAGCACGGCGGGCGCGGCCATCGCCGGGCTCGGCGCCGTCGGGCGCAGGCTCCGCCCCATGCTGCTCGCCGTGGTCGTGACGATGACGGCCGAGGCCGCGATCTCACTGCTGCTCCTGATGCACCTCCAGCGCGAGTTCGACCTGGAGGTCGTCCAGGTCGCGTACGTCTTCCTGCCCGGCGCCATCGTCATGAGCGTCGCCGCCGAGCGCCTGCACGGCTACGTGGTCCGCTTCGGCCGCACCCGCATCCTGATGTGCGCCTCGTTCGCCAGCGCGGCCTTCGCGGCCGGACTCGCCTGGGCGCCGAACCCCGTCGTCATCGCCGCGCTGTGGATCCTCAGCGGGCTCGCCTGGGCCGCGGTCATCCCCATCCAGCAGGCCGTCATCGCCGAGGCGTCGGGCGAGCACACGGGTCGGGGGATGGGCGTGTACGAGTCCGCCAATCTGCTCGGCGCACTGATCGGCGCCCTCACCGCGGGCATGCTGTACGACGGCGCCGACTGGACCGTCGCCTGCCTCAGCGCGGCCGCCCTGATCCTGGCCGGTGCCGTCGTCGTGCCCCGTGCCGTACGGAGCCTGGGCGTCGCCGACGTACCCCCGCCGCCGCCCGCACCGGAGGCCGAGCGCGAAGCCGAAGCGGATTCCGCATCCGTGCCGGAGCCGACAGGAGCGACCGGGACGGGCCCGGCGAGCCCGGCCGCCGACGGCGCGCCTTCGCGGGTGAAGGGCTCCCTCGTGAAGAGCGCGGCTGCACAGGCCGCGCCCGCGAAGGGGGCCGCGTCCGCGAAGGAAGCCGCACCCGCGAAGGAGGAGCCGCCGCGAACTCGGGAGCAACTGCTGCGCGAACTCGGGCGGCACGCGGCCGTGTTCGCCGTCGTGCAGGTGCTCCTGATGCTGGTGGGGCTCTCGTGGCTGCGCGATCTGGTCACCCAGGACACCGTCGAGGTGCTGCTGCACGGCGGCGGTCAGGAGTCGGGCTTCGCCCGGGTGATCGAGGACGGCGGCAAGATCTGGGTGTTCGTGCTGGTCGGGCACGCGCTGTGGACCGGCGCGAAATGCCTGGCCATGGCGGTCGGCAGGGGCGGGCGCGACTGA
- a CDS encoding TetR/AcrR family transcriptional regulator, which produces MTDPLTASTPLERALVLLWGRDTRGSRGPARGLTLDRIVEAAIEVAEREGPAAMSLRRVAARLGVGVASLYTYVPGRAELEALMLDAVAIGRTLPHEWPGDWRAKLTALAHDDWREIRRHPWVLELGAAEQVPGPNMLRWLDSALRIFDGTGLSETEKLSAIETVDAYVRGLGRLRGQGGERVESGAGPGAASGDGAEGTAEDTKERDEVLGRLVDFGRYPALSRALAAGGTPYSGAPFEFGLERLLDGIEQLVLRRSA; this is translated from the coding sequence GTGACGGATCCGCTGACCGCATCGACCCCGCTGGAGCGCGCGCTCGTGCTGCTCTGGGGGCGCGACACGCGCGGCTCCCGCGGACCGGCGCGCGGGCTGACCCTGGACCGGATCGTCGAGGCCGCGATCGAGGTGGCCGAGCGGGAGGGCCCGGCCGCCATGTCCCTGCGCCGCGTCGCCGCGCGGCTCGGCGTCGGCGTCGCCTCGCTGTACACATACGTCCCGGGGCGGGCCGAGCTGGAGGCGCTGATGCTCGACGCCGTGGCGATCGGCCGGACCCTGCCGCACGAGTGGCCCGGCGACTGGCGGGCCAAGCTCACAGCTCTCGCGCACGACGACTGGCGGGAGATCCGACGCCACCCCTGGGTCCTGGAGCTGGGCGCGGCCGAACAGGTGCCGGGTCCGAACATGCTGCGCTGGCTCGACTCGGCGCTGCGGATCTTCGACGGCACGGGGCTCAGTGAGACGGAGAAGCTGTCGGCCATCGAGACGGTGGACGCGTACGTGCGGGGGCTCGGGCGGCTGCGCGGACAGGGTGGCGAGCGCGTCGAGTCCGGCGCCGGGCCGGGCGCCGCCTCCGGGGACGGGGCCGAGGGCACCGCGGAGGACACCAAGGAGCGCGACGAAGTCCTGGGGCGGCTCGTGGACTTCGGCCGATACCCGGCTCTGAGCCGGGCGCTGGCGGCGGGCGGCACGCCGTATTCCGGGGCGCCGTTCGAGTTCGGCCTCGAGCGGCTCCTGGACGGGATCGAGCAGTTGGTGCTCCGCCGCTCGGCGTAG
- the fabG gene encoding 3-oxoacyl-ACP reductase FabG yields MARSVLVTGGNRGIGLAVARRLAEGGDRVAVTFRSGSPPAGLFGVRCDVTDPEQVDRAFKEVEAEQGAVEVLVANAGITRDRLLAVMAEDDFAAVLDTNLGGAYRVAKRAVRPMMRARRGRVVLISSVSALLGTAGQTNYAASKAGLIGFGRSLARELAPRNITVNVVAAGLVDTDMTASLPQARLAAMTQSVPLGRVGTTAEVASVVAFLAGPDAGYITGAVVPVDGGLGMGH; encoded by the coding sequence ATGGCACGTTCGGTTCTGGTCACGGGCGGCAACCGGGGGATCGGACTCGCGGTCGCCCGCCGCCTGGCCGAGGGCGGCGACCGGGTGGCGGTCACGTTCCGTTCGGGCTCGCCGCCCGCGGGCCTGTTCGGGGTGCGCTGCGACGTGACGGACCCGGAGCAGGTGGATCGCGCGTTCAAGGAGGTCGAGGCGGAGCAGGGCGCGGTGGAGGTCCTCGTGGCGAACGCGGGCATCACCCGTGACCGGCTGCTCGCAGTGATGGCCGAGGACGACTTCGCCGCCGTGCTCGACACGAACCTGGGCGGGGCCTACCGCGTCGCCAAGCGCGCCGTGCGGCCCATGATGCGGGCGCGCCGGGGCCGCGTCGTGCTGATCTCGTCGGTCTCCGCGCTGCTCGGCACGGCGGGCCAGACCAACTACGCCGCTTCCAAGGCCGGCCTCATCGGCTTCGGCCGCTCCCTGGCCCGGGAGCTGGCGCCCCGGAACATCACGGTGAACGTCGTCGCGGCCGGCCTCGTCGACACGGACATGACGGCGTCCCTGCCGCAGGCCCGGCTCGCCGCCATGACGCAGAGCGTGCCGCTGGGCCGCGTGGGCACGACGGCGGAGGTGGCGTCGGTGGTCGCGTTCCTCGCGGGGCCGGACGCCGGGTACATCACGGGGGCCGTGGTGCCGGTGGACGGGGGGTTGGGGATGGGGCACTGA
- a CDS encoding NAD-dependent epimerase/dehydratase family protein, giving the protein MGEVGAGGGCAGAGEGGGSPRSEGTGRTDASGMPARTGRVGTSGGSARSGRAGTSGGPGHTRPSVGADLPGPSVGAAPSGSAVGLDPARRLVGLGSPRLSVGADPPCVAVLGASGFLGSAVAAMLARRHLRLRLVARRPSAVPADAVADVEVRAVDLTDTASLADAVGDVDAILHLVCHRSGARAWRTDDDPLGEWVNVGMVHALVDILRAAPEARRPACVFAGSASQAGLTARDRVDGTEEDHPASGYDRHKTLAERALLDATREGVLRAVSVRLPTVYGESRTPTAVDGGVVTAMARRALADEPLTVWRDGTIGRDLLHVDDAARALVTALDRVGELAGRHWVVGTGRTTTLGDLFRAVARLTADATGRPPVPVVTVEPPDHATPVDFHSFTVDATAFHRATGWTPRVPLQVGLSRTVAALARQGGAGEEDGAGCPSGADGTESPDGSDRAADRSG; this is encoded by the coding sequence ATGGGTGAGGTGGGGGCGGGGGGCGGATGCGCGGGGGCCGGTGAGGGCGGCGGCTCGCCCCGTTCCGAGGGCACGGGCCGCACGGACGCCTCCGGCATGCCTGCCCGCACCGGCCGCGTGGGGACGTCCGGCGGGTCCGCCCGCAGCGGCCGCGCGGGCACCTCCGGCGGGCCCGGCCACACTCGCCCGTCTGTCGGCGCCGACCTGCCGGGCCCGTCCGTCGGCGCCGCCCCTTCGGGCTCCGCCGTCGGCCTGGACCCGGCCCGCCGGCTCGTCGGCCTCGGCTCTCCCCGCCTCTCCGTGGGCGCCGACCCGCCGTGCGTCGCCGTGCTCGGTGCCTCCGGATTCCTCGGCTCCGCCGTCGCCGCGATGCTCGCCCGGCGGCACCTGCGCCTGCGCCTGGTGGCCCGGCGCCCCAGCGCGGTCCCCGCGGACGCGGTGGCCGATGTCGAAGTGCGCGCCGTCGACCTCACCGACACCGCGAGCCTGGCCGACGCCGTCGGCGACGTCGACGCGATCCTCCACCTGGTGTGCCACCGGTCCGGCGCGCGCGCCTGGCGCACCGACGACGATCCGCTGGGGGAGTGGGTCAACGTCGGCATGGTGCACGCGCTCGTCGACATCCTGCGCGCGGCGCCGGAAGCGCGGCGGCCCGCGTGCGTCTTCGCCGGGTCGGCCAGCCAGGCGGGTCTGACCGCGCGCGACCGCGTCGACGGCACCGAGGAGGACCACCCCGCCAGCGGCTACGACCGCCACAAGACCCTGGCCGAACGGGCGCTCCTGGACGCCACCCGCGAAGGCGTCCTGCGCGCGGTGTCCGTGAGACTTCCGACCGTGTACGGCGAGAGCCGCACCCCGACCGCCGTCGACGGCGGGGTGGTGACGGCCATGGCCCGGCGGGCCCTGGCCGACGAGCCCCTGACGGTGTGGCGGGACGGCACCATCGGCCGGGACCTGCTGCACGTCGACGACGCGGCCCGCGCCCTCGTCACCGCCCTCGACCGCGTCGGCGAACTCGCCGGACGCCACTGGGTGGTGGGCACCGGCCGCACGACCACGCTCGGCGACCTCTTCCGCGCCGTCGCCCGACTCACCGCCGATGCCACCGGCCGCCCTCCGGTCCCGGTCGTCACCGTCGAGCCCCCGGACCACGCGACCCCCGTCGACTTCCACAGCTTCACGGTCGACGCGACCGCCTTCCACCGCGCCACCGGCTGGACACCGCGGGTGCCGCTGCAGGTGGGGTTGTCCCGCACGGTCGCCGCGTTGGCGCGGCAGGGCGGGGCGGGGGAGGAGGACGGGGCGGGCTGCCCGAGCGGGGCCGACGGCACCGAGAGCCCGGACGGGTCGGACAGGGCGGCGGACAGGTCGGGCTAG
- a CDS encoding dTDP-4-dehydrorhamnose 3,5-epimerase family protein produces the protein MRTSELGVRGAYAFTPTVFPDERGLFVAPYQRPAYTRAVGGPLFPVAQTGHSRSRRGVVRGVHFTRTPPGMATYVHCARGSALDLVVDLRVGSPTFGRWDCLVLDAETFRAVHLPVGVGHAFQALEDDTVMEYLLSGGYAADDEKAVSVTDPALALPLRDDLPRLLSPRDQSAPTLATARRAGLLPEYETCLRLDARLRDAALAGAGALEGERHG, from the coding sequence GTGCGGACCAGCGAGTTGGGCGTACGCGGCGCGTACGCGTTCACTCCCACCGTCTTCCCCGACGAACGCGGCCTGTTCGTCGCCCCCTACCAGCGCCCCGCGTACACCCGCGCCGTCGGCGGTCCGCTGTTCCCCGTGGCGCAGACCGGACACAGCCGGTCCCGGCGCGGGGTCGTCCGCGGCGTCCACTTCACCCGCACCCCGCCCGGCATGGCCACCTACGTGCACTGCGCCCGCGGCAGCGCGCTCGACCTCGTCGTCGACCTGCGGGTCGGCTCGCCCACGTTCGGCCGCTGGGACTGCCTGGTCCTGGACGCGGAGACGTTCCGGGCCGTGCACCTGCCGGTCGGCGTGGGCCATGCCTTCCAGGCACTGGAGGACGACACGGTGATGGAGTACCTGCTCTCCGGCGGCTACGCGGCCGACGACGAGAAGGCGGTCTCGGTGACCGACCCCGCCCTCGCCCTGCCCCTGCGCGACGACCTGCCACGCCTGTTGTCCCCCCGCGACCAGAGCGCACCCACCCTCGCGACGGCCCGGCGCGCGGGCCTGCTGCCGGAGTACGAGACGTGTCTGCGCCTCGACGCACGCCTGCGGGACGCGGCGCTCGCGGGAGCGGGGGCGCTTGAGGGGGAGCGGCATGGGTGA
- a CDS encoding NDP-hexose 2,3-dehydratase family protein — translation MVTSRRGAAVAAAPDPGSAATAASAPTSASASASASASGKPDPAVELSDLDAAFAAWWAERRGAARLSVTPVPFRDLPHWSFTRGGDLVHDSGRFFTVSGMRVRGPEGSGRDQPVIVQPEIGVLGLLVKHLDGEPHVLLQAKAEPGNIDGIQLSPTVQATRSNYTRVHRGGATRHLEHFTGPGRGRVLVDSLQSEQGAWFWRKHNRNMVVEPVGEVAEHPDFRWIALRTVRRLLSVDHLVNMDTRSVLGCLPAGPVVEGAMAAGPVPPSAPVPAASELTSWLLDAKQHCPWDARPVPLADVGGWTRTETEIADDAARSFRIIAVRVEAGTREVRQWAQPLLAPRRPGLAVFLCRTTGGAPRVLVRARTEPGLGDLVELGPTVQWSDDTGPAVPEEAGPFDGSALTDDPARVRFDAELSEEGGRFHRAATRYRIVEADTDVPTSDTQLPDDYRWLTTHQLHVLVALGHHVNVQARSLLACLASLP, via the coding sequence ATCGTCACGTCACGTCGAGGCGCCGCGGTCGCGGCGGCGCCGGATCCGGGCTCCGCCGCGACCGCGGCTTCGGCTCCGACTTCCGCTTCCGCTTCGGCTTCCGCTTCGGCTTCGGGCAAGCCGGACCCGGCCGTAGAACTGTCGGACCTGGACGCCGCGTTCGCCGCCTGGTGGGCCGAACGGCGCGGCGCGGCCCGGCTGTCGGTCACCCCCGTCCCCTTTCGGGACCTGCCGCACTGGTCGTTCACACGAGGCGGCGACCTCGTGCACGACAGCGGCCGCTTCTTCACGGTCTCCGGGATGCGGGTGCGCGGCCCCGAGGGCTCCGGGCGCGACCAGCCGGTGATCGTGCAACCGGAGATCGGCGTGCTCGGCCTGCTCGTCAAGCACCTGGACGGCGAACCGCACGTGCTCCTCCAGGCCAAGGCGGAACCCGGCAACATCGACGGCATCCAGCTCTCGCCCACCGTCCAGGCGACCCGCAGCAACTACACCCGGGTGCACCGGGGCGGTGCGACCCGCCACCTGGAGCACTTCACGGGCCCCGGCCGCGGCCGGGTGCTCGTCGACTCCCTCCAGTCCGAACAGGGCGCGTGGTTCTGGCGCAAACACAACCGGAACATGGTCGTCGAGCCGGTCGGGGAGGTCGCCGAGCACCCCGACTTCCGCTGGATCGCGCTGCGTACGGTGCGCCGGCTCCTGAGCGTCGACCATCTGGTGAACATGGACACGCGGTCCGTCCTGGGATGCCTGCCCGCAGGACCCGTGGTCGAGGGAGCCATGGCGGCCGGACCCGTGCCGCCCTCGGCCCCGGTGCCTGCCGCGTCCGAGCTGACCAGCTGGCTCCTTGACGCCAAGCAGCACTGCCCCTGGGACGCGCGACCGGTCCCGCTCGCGGACGTCGGCGGCTGGACCCGTACGGAGACGGAGATCGCCGACGACGCGGCGCGGTCGTTCCGCATCATCGCGGTCCGGGTGGAGGCGGGCACCCGCGAGGTACGGCAGTGGGCCCAGCCGCTCCTCGCGCCCCGGCGCCCCGGCCTCGCCGTGTTCCTGTGCCGCACCACCGGGGGAGCACCGCGGGTCCTGGTCCGGGCGCGGACCGAGCCGGGCCTCGGCGACCTCGTCGAGCTCGGACCCACCGTCCAGTGGTCCGACGACACCGGGCCCGCCGTGCCGGAGGAGGCCGGTCCGTTCGACGGCTCGGCGCTGACCGACGATCCGGCGCGCGTACGGTTCGACGCGGAGCTGTCAGAGGAGGGCGGCCGCTTCCACCGGGCGGCGACCCGCTACCGCATCGTCGAGGCGGACACCGACGTCCCGACCTCGGACACTCAACTCCCGGACGATTACCGCTGGCTGACTACCCATCAACTCCATGTGCTGGTCGCCCTCGGCCACCACGTCAACGTCCAGGCCCGCAGTCTCCTCGCCTGCCTGGCGTCTCTCCCGTGA
- a CDS encoding DegT/DnrJ/EryC1/StrS family aminotransferase has product MGIKVWNYLAEYEAERADILDAVDTVFRSGQLILGRRVEDFERAFADYHGVPHCAGVDNGTNALVLGLRALGVGRGDEVITVANTAAPTVVAIDAVGATPVFVDVHPETYLMDVDRVPDAITERTKCVLPVHLYGQCVDLTALTEHAAAHGLAVLEDCAQAHGARQRGRLAGTTGDAAAFSFYPTKVLGAYGDAGAVITSAPAVDAALRRLRYYGMEDRYYVEATPGHNSRLDEVHAEILRRKLARLDDYLAARRAIAARYAEGLAGSGLVLPASADGNEHVYYLYVVRHPERDRIIAGMAARDITLNVSYRWPVHTMKGFAHLGLRRGDLPVTERAADEIFSLPMYPTLTKAEQDLVVEALRDVLAAL; this is encoded by the coding sequence ATGGGCATCAAGGTCTGGAACTACCTTGCGGAGTACGAAGCCGAGCGCGCCGACATCCTCGACGCCGTCGACACCGTCTTCCGCTCCGGACAGCTGATCCTCGGCCGGCGCGTCGAGGACTTCGAGCGGGCGTTCGCGGACTACCACGGGGTACCGCACTGCGCCGGTGTCGACAACGGCACCAACGCTCTCGTCCTGGGTCTGCGCGCGCTCGGTGTCGGCCGCGGCGACGAGGTGATCACCGTCGCCAACACGGCGGCGCCCACCGTCGTCGCCATCGACGCCGTGGGCGCGACACCCGTGTTCGTCGACGTGCACCCCGAGACGTATCTGATGGACGTGGACCGGGTGCCGGACGCCATCACCGAACGCACCAAGTGCGTCCTTCCGGTGCACCTCTACGGCCAGTGCGTCGACCTGACGGCGCTGACCGAGCACGCGGCCGCGCACGGGCTCGCCGTCCTGGAGGACTGCGCGCAGGCCCACGGTGCGCGGCAGCGCGGCAGGCTCGCCGGGACGACCGGGGACGCCGCCGCGTTCTCCTTCTACCCGACCAAGGTCCTCGGCGCGTACGGCGACGCCGGGGCCGTCATCACCTCCGCGCCGGCCGTCGACGCCGCCCTGCGCAGGCTGCGCTACTACGGCATGGAGGACCGCTACTACGTCGAGGCGACCCCCGGCCACAACAGCCGCCTCGACGAGGTGCACGCCGAGATCCTGCGCCGCAAGCTGGCCCGGCTCGACGACTACCTGGCCGCGCGCCGGGCGATCGCCGCCCGCTACGCGGAAGGGCTCGCCGGCAGCGGCCTCGTGCTGCCCGCGTCGGCGGACGGCAACGAACACGTCTACTACCTGTACGTCGTCCGCCACCCCGAGCGCGACCGGATCATCGCCGGGATGGCCGCCCGGGACATCACCCTCAACGTCAGCTACCGCTGGCCCGTCCACACGATGAAGGGCTTCGCCCACCTCGGCCTTCGCCGGGGCGACCTGCCCGTCACCGAGCGGGCCGCCGACGAGATCTTCTCGCTGCCCATGTACCCGACGCTGACCAAGGCCGAGCAGGACCTGGTCGTGGAGGCGCTGCGGGACGTACTCGCCGCGCTCTAG
- a CDS encoding LmbU family transcriptional regulator — protein sequence MNASVVARRTSLDLPVDLPLDRWRSLGTHIAVIADSSSWWLGDWLIYGQAHYPDRYKIALADTSLSYQTLRNYAWVAGRFGVARRRDRLSFQHHAEVAGLEERAQDHWLEQAERHGWSRNELRRHIRESLRAPERRPQDQAATRAGPGEEQAAIRFKITTERRIRWQKAAAHQGQALAEWIVSVLDRCAPATVRPADGVTAELPHHPVLAGRALEECGAAHARCGPLEPAAPQP from the coding sequence GTGAACGCGTCCGTGGTGGCCCGGCGCACCTCGCTCGACCTGCCGGTCGACCTCCCGCTGGACCGCTGGCGCAGCCTCGGCACCCACATCGCCGTCATCGCCGACTCGTCCAGCTGGTGGCTCGGGGACTGGCTCATCTACGGCCAGGCCCACTACCCCGACCGCTACAAGATCGCTCTCGCCGACACCTCCCTGAGCTACCAGACCCTGCGCAACTACGCCTGGGTCGCGGGCCGGTTCGGCGTGGCACGACGGCGCGACCGGCTCAGCTTCCAGCACCACGCCGAGGTGGCGGGCCTGGAGGAGCGGGCCCAGGACCACTGGCTGGAACAGGCGGAACGGCACGGGTGGTCCCGCAACGAACTGCGCCGCCACATCAGGGAGAGCCTGCGCGCGCCCGAACGCAGACCGCAGGACCAGGCGGCGACGCGAGCGGGGCCGGGCGAGGAGCAGGCAGCCATCCGCTTCAAGATCACGACAGAGCGGCGCATCCGCTGGCAGAAGGCCGCGGCCCACCAGGGCCAGGCGCTCGCCGAGTGGATCGTCTCCGTACTCGACCGCTGCGCGCCCGCGACGGTGCGCCCCGCCGACGGCGTCACCGCCGAACTCCCGCACCACCCGGTCCTCGCCGGGCGCGCGCTGGAGGAGTGCGGCGCCGCCCACGCGCGGTGCGGGCCCCTGGAGCCCGCGGCGCCGCAGCCGTAG
- a CDS encoding acyl carrier protein, whose protein sequence is MDALMNQSAALRFVAEAVEEVAGIPAEEVEPDKSLVDDLGIDSLSMVEIAFTLQRQAGDEIPDEELATITTVQDLVDLVRERVEHSQ, encoded by the coding sequence ATGGACGCACTCATGAACCAGAGCGCCGCACTTCGATTCGTCGCCGAAGCGGTGGAAGAAGTTGCCGGAATTCCGGCCGAAGAAGTGGAGCCCGATAAGTCCTTGGTGGACGACCTCGGGATCGATTCCCTCTCCATGGTGGAGATCGCTTTCACGCTCCAGCGGCAGGCGGGTGATGAGATACCCGACGAGGAGCTGGCCACGATCACCACGGTGCAGGATCTCGTCGACCTGGTACGGGAACGGGTTGAACACAGTCAGTGA